The candidate division WOR-3 bacterium genome includes the window GTCTGGTCAACCGTGTCGGCATTGACCGTTAGCAGTCTGCTCGAAAGATTCCGCAACCGGGACCGTCGGACCTGTGGCCGTCTGATTTCTTTAGTCGAGGACGAAGCCGAAGGTGCAACCGAGATACTGAACGAGCTGTATCCCTTGATGGGCCGGGCATATCGTATCGGCATCACCGGACCGCCGGGCGCAGGCAAAAGCACATTGGTGGAAAAGCTTGCACTTGAGTGCCGTGCACGGGGTCGTACTGTGGGTATCGTTGCAGTTGACCCGACATCGCCGTTCTCGGGCGGCGCAGTACTTGGTGACCGGGTCAGGATGTCCTCGTTGTTCACCGACCCGGGAGTGTTCATCCGCTCGATGGCAACGAGAGGCGGTATGGGCGGACTGGCAACTAGGACCAAGGAGGTGTGCGACGTTCTCGATGCGTTCGGCCAGGACTACATCCTGGTCGAGACTGTAGGAGTCGGTCAGGTTGAGCTGGACATCGCCTCAGCCGCCCACACAACCGTAGTCGTGCTGGTGCC containing:
- the meaB gene encoding methylmalonyl Co-A mutase-associated GTPase MeaB, with product VWSTVSALTVSSLLERFRNRDRRTCGRLISLVEDEAEGATEILNELYPLMGRAYRIGITGPPGAGKSTLVEKLALECRARGRTVGIVAVDPTSPFSGGAVLGDRVRMSSLFTDPGVFIRSMATRGGMGGLATRTKEVCDVLDAFGQDYILVETVGVGQVELDIASAAHTTVVVLVPESGDSIQVMKAGLMEIGDVFCVNKSDRQGADRLVVAIQAMLELRQDRDGWMPPVVKTSATEGNGTAELLARLDEHRQYLEQSSLLTARRMSSIQAEIQELVEARLRREVWTRPDVAGALGSLVRKVMNGGSTPYQAAEELLSLVQSEPAVRP